The following coding sequences lie in one Rutidosis leptorrhynchoides isolate AG116_Rl617_1_P2 chromosome 4, CSIRO_AGI_Rlap_v1, whole genome shotgun sequence genomic window:
- the LOC139904093 gene encoding uncharacterized protein isoform X1, with the protein MPIINEPATPPPTIGKMGPYTVFITPTSDPSPTTVSDSPKKNNNSPMPVKATLPVQPPPVQYHKPTSPKGGFFWDAVAKVQNAHSSLDVYVAHWFGLNQSKYQWALDDYYESKGMDKVAAQVKDASTKAQSV; encoded by the exons ATGCCCATCATTAATGAACCGGCGACACCGCCGCCGACTATCGGAAAGATGGGTCCATACACTGTCTTTATTACTCCTACTTCCGATCCATCTCCGACCACTGTTTCCGATTCTCCAAAGAAAAATAACAATTCTCCGATGCCGGTGAAAGCTACACTTCCAGTTCAGCCACCGCCGGTTCAGTACCATAAACCCACCTCACCAAAAGGTGGATTTTTCTGGGATGCAGTTGCCAAAGTTCAAAATG CACATTCAAGTTTGGATGTGTATGTAGCACATTGGTTTGGTTTGAATCAATCAAAGTATCAGTGGGCTCTTGATGATTACTATGAAAGCAAGGGAATG GACAAGGTTGCCGCACAAGTCAAAGATGCATCCACTAAAGCTCAAAGCGTGTAA
- the LOC139904093 gene encoding uncharacterized protein isoform X2 yields MPIINEPATPPPTIGKMGPYTVFITPTSDPSPTTVSDSPKKNNNSPMPVKATLPVQPPPVQYHKPTSPKGGFFWDAVAKVQNAHSSLDVYVAHWFGLNQSKYQWALDDYYESKGMVLM; encoded by the exons ATGCCCATCATTAATGAACCGGCGACACCGCCGCCGACTATCGGAAAGATGGGTCCATACACTGTCTTTATTACTCCTACTTCCGATCCATCTCCGACCACTGTTTCCGATTCTCCAAAGAAAAATAACAATTCTCCGATGCCGGTGAAAGCTACACTTCCAGTTCAGCCACCGCCGGTTCAGTACCATAAACCCACCTCACCAAAAGGTGGATTTTTCTGGGATGCAGTTGCCAAAGTTCAAAATG CACATTCAAGTTTGGATGTGTATGTAGCACATTGGTTTGGTTTGAATCAATCAAAGTATCAGTGGGCTCTTGATGATTACTATGAAAGCAAGGGAATG GTATTGATGTAA